The following is a genomic window from Amaranthus tricolor cultivar Red isolate AtriRed21 chromosome 10, ASM2621246v1, whole genome shotgun sequence.
acaataattaaatttaataaaaactagttaaatatagaaaatcaataacaaaaatcataattcgacaaaaataattaaaataagcgCCAATAATAGATCACTAGTCCATTTTATTTAAtcttatataatatttattttttgaatccCCTAAAACATAAATTggttcaaaaattaattttttttttaagaatcacaacaacaatattGATAAAGAGGAGGATAACAATGGCCACCCGAATAACCAACTCTCTTACAAAACCCATCACAGTCGGGTATGTCCGAACATTTCCCTTCACAAACTACTGCTTCTCCTGCAAATTgcaatatacatttttttataaataaaagatagggaaaaatacatttttttataaataaaagatagggaaaaatacatttttttataaataaaagatagggaaaaatacattttttttataaataaaagatagggaaaaatacatttttttataaataaaagatagggaaaaatacatttttttataaataaaagatagggaaaaatacatttttttataaataaaagatagggaaaaatacatttttttataaataaaagataTGGAAAAATATACATTAGCAAACCATATTAACTAACATTACAATTAGTATATTGAGTTTTCTCGCAGTTGAAGAGCAATTAATTACTATCACATTCTCAAATTAGGTTTTGGATATGATTCTCACCTATCTATCCCCTTCCTCTGCCTatccattaataaaaaaaaaataactatttttCTGCCATATATACGTTTTAGGATACTGCTAGGTTGAGAGAAGAGAAATGTTAAGCCTGATTAACTTATTTGTTACGTTAATTATAtgttaattgtttattaatGAAAAAGTAAACCAACAATTTTGCTCACACAAACCTTTTtattaaacatatttttagttgttttgaTAAAAAGAACATAGGAGTCAAATAACCATCTACAAAAAAACTCcttaatatatgaatatatatatagtccTTAATTTACCAAATTCTAAGATCTTTAATTATCTGACTCAATAACAAATCAAAAGCTAAAATTCAACCAACAAATCTGCCAAAAAACCAACACGTACAACTTTTGATTTAGGACGGTCTCACAATCACTGCAAGACGGtcctaaaataaactaaaaaaatccaactaaattaattaacacATCGACTTTAAATTTAGAATTCGTAATACCTGCTGGTAATAATGAAAGGAGAAAAAAGGATATTAACAACAACATTGGCATTGCATTTACCATGAACAAATAAATGATACGGTTGGCTGCCATCTAAAtctgaattttgtgaaattgtatatgaaaataaaatgcacttgaccaattttttttttaacttaaaaaatgtttaataatggtgttcatatatatatatatatatatatatatatatatatatatatatatatatatatatatatatatatatatatatatatatatatatatatatatatatatatatatatatatatatataattatctgATTGATAGGTGTAGGTGGATTATAATTGGAATTCTTATCTTGCtaattatgtatatatctaCTTTAGAAAATATACTAAAGTTGATTTAgatatattttaaaacataagttgatactattaataatctaaatttatGTCAATCATGTCACATGACATTTGATATTTACTAATATCTTTACCAATAAAGTATTTTTTActagcatttatttatagttaaattgagtaaattaaagaatttattatactgcataatatatcgttgacaattttcaaaattacagagttaatttatacatataactgTTAAAATTGAGTGTTTCTATTACTTtggctttattttttaaatttcatatgtttatatatatgataCTTAAAAACCGTGCAGGACAGATTTATACACTAGTAAACTCTAATAATGATTAAATCTAATTAATCCATACTATTTGAGTATTCTTTAATTGATACTATACTTTTGTCTAACGTTTCAAAATACtctcaaatttttaataatctatTTGTCATCCCATAAAAATTGTGATTATTTGAAAGTcaataaatataagaaataaattaccatttattataatatattttcatgttcaacaattaaaaaagttacaatttttatgGGACAGAAGAAGTAAAAAACAGATTAttcttattcaaaatttttaatttatgaaataaatCAGTAGTTAGTAATGAGATAATGCTGCTAATTTTTTTGCATAGGAAAGTTTTAACCTATCAAATCAAATCATGTAACAAAAGTATCtaaaagcattttttttttccgtaaaaatttataacaaatcAAATCAATGAGTAACCAAATCATTttctaaagaaaattaaaaattaaaaatatcattacTAATAATcatcttttaaaaatttcacctcaaattatattttataaaaatccaacaatttaataatatcattttcttaaaaatttattattaaaaaattatgatgatatgttgaaaaaaatttattaaaagctCTTAAATTAAGAGAGCCCTATGCTATTCAGCACTTCATATGTGTTCGAAACCAATCCTAAATTTTTACCTTTCACTTTATTAATTGCAGTCTGGAAGCGTTGCTTAAGCAAATAaaagtattatttaattaaagatcatattaatattaaataatgtaattaaaaaagaaaaattatctagaataatctaatttattcgtgatttttctaaaataaaacttgctatagcaagtcgtCCGGTCACTggatttactctaggaaaatacctttcaaagttgggattattcatggttaatcaatagatgagattattgcAATAATCCCATCTATggtttaattatgaataatcttaattttgagaggtatttttctagagtaaacccgttgaccggatgacttgctataacaaattttattttttttaaaaaaaagataaattaaaataaaacgtcaaagaaatatttttaaaatgttcaaaaaaaattatgatttttttattatttagaattttttatgtaaattttttaaatttttctctaattttaaattaattttcagtttatttttttggtaaattacctactatagcaggttatcggattacccaagtttactctaggtaaATACcccaaatattaattttaaagttgggcttattaatgtttaattaataagtgaaattattaaaaatattggattattttaggtaatttttctattaaaaaatgGAACTCATATTGAGGTAGCACACATGAGCTAGTATCCAACCAATCTATACTATTACCGTATTATATATAAATTCCTACATAATGTGGGATTTAAATCGGAATCAGATATACGCGATGGGTGTTAACAAAGCTATATATTGTTTCTAAATCATGAATTTGAACAACAAAAATGCTATAAACTAAATTGAAGGCTGAAGAAAAGTTAATTAATGGCCTGGCATGCATGTGTACAGTCCAAGCAATGAATCAACAACGTACCATTAAATTATGATGAGTTTGCTGTATTCATAAACCAAGTGTCACACTGTCAAAACCTTGAACATCCCATCCTCAAATCTCACCGATTACAAGGACCTCTACTTCTTCCTGTACAtggagttttttattttttaattattgggttgattttagattaaataatttaaaatgatttaaaattaagtcCTGTGTTCATGTTGCATTTAACAAGTTATAAGTATTGGAAAAATAATGCACATGTGATCTTACGTCAAACAATTAGAGAGGTTGACTATTATATAAGATTGATTGACTACTCTTTCTATTACCTATTGCTATTGGTTTTGGGATTGAACCTCATTTGGTTTATGTGTAGTCAACTTTCCTCTAATATGGATCTTGtatacaaattcaaatttatcaaaaaaaggtcaaataatatcaaataatcGGATCTGTTTTGAAACTTGTATTGCATGGTAGATCATAGAGTATGTTGTTATTGCTACACCTATGTCCTACATTTATGATCCATTTTAATTCCCTCAACTGTCCATCACCTTTTTTTCCCTTTAAATTCAAGACCCATGAACCCATATTGATCACCACACTTGAATCAATATATTCAAACCCATCAAAATGACAATAATTAGGTTAAAATGTTTCATTCTAGTGCTAACCCTAATTGCACTTTTTCATGCAGGATCATCAAGAGAAGTACCAAAACCAAAAAACAATACAAGTAATCTAAACCctaaagaagttaatacactAGTTTCCATTAACACTACAACAAATACATCACATTTGAATGATAAGGATGATAAGCATTTTATAGCATTTGCTGGGATGGGAGCTGCAGGAGGAGTTGGTGGTGCTGCTGGTATTATTCCTATTGATTTCCAAGGCCTTGGTCCCGGGACTATACCGACATTCGGTGGACTTGGAGGCGGTGGAACTGGTGGTGGTATCGGTGGAGGAGCCGGCACTGGAGGTATTGGTGGTGGTGTAGGTGGTGCTGGTGCTGGTGGTGGTGCTTGTCCTAGTAGTACTAATACTAGTGGACTTCTTCCTAGTCCGTGATGTTACTTTCTccgttttaatttgtttgttataATCGACTAAAATGATTGATAGTTTTTTGATCAAAGTATAACAAACTGAAACGGATtgtttgttatatttgactAAAATTATTGAGAGTTTTTGGTCAAAGTATAACAAACTGAAATGGAAGGAGTACAAGtttaatttggtttggttttatGTTTCTATGGAGTTATAAATTAGTTAAGCTTGGATAGGATTTATAGGAAGTTGGTTATTAGGGTTTGTGTATGTTTGGATTTATAGGAAGTTGGTTATTAGGGTTTGTGTATGTTTGATTCATATGTCtatgttatttttatgtatGCATGTCCTCTCTTGTTAGGTACTCTTGAAAAAAAGTTATCTAAAAAAAGTTTTCTTGTTATCATAATCTGCATGCAATAACACTGATAGTGCATACTAGGAGAGATTTTTACTATTGTTTAAAATGTTAAACTACACAGGGCTTTAAATAGTGGAGGTCTTAATATTAAACTACGTAGTATATGTTTTAAACTACGTATTATATGTTCAGTGTTTAAAGATACGatattgttagaaaaatattataattttttaaattacataggacctttaaaaaatttatcaatttttattttgcctcTGATGCTTATATGttcaaagatttttaaaaagtcATATGTATTGTGGAAaagattgaaaatcatttatATTGGTCTTTTGTATGATATTCAATGCAATAATTTAATCAGTCTtatctttaattgtgcataaCTAAACTTATAAGAGGacgttattaataaaatatatatgaatatgcATGAATCAAAAAAGATATCCTTTGATTTCGTTCTGAATTATTTAGACTTGTTAAAATTCAACATAATCTAAAATTGGAAACTCGACCAATTTCCTAAAAGTGGATTTTGACTTTTGAGGAGCTTTGGTGCGCCACTTTAAGCAGAAATGTGATAAGTTTGTTAATTTGGTCTGTCAGTTTCATCCTTCaccacttaacacataaatctCAATCTTAGGTTTGTTTGAACCAACTTGTTGAGCATTTTCCGATTTATTCAAAATATTAGTATAGGATGGGCCGAACACTCTCGTCTGCATGTGTGTTGAACTAACCCCACTACCATTCTCAGACGTGAGTTGAACTAACCCGACTACCATTCTTAGTATCATATGTTTCACAATCAAATATTAATAGGGTTTTTAATCGAGAACTCAAGCCATGTCCTATGCGAATTCGGGCATTGATGTTATAGTTGCTAAGGCTGCTGTGCTTCGTCTGATCAATGTTGTTAATGCTGCTAGAGGCTAGAGCTGCCGCGCTTTGTTGGATCAATGTGGCTGCTCGCTGCTGTCCGTTTGGTGCTACTGCTAGAAGATTTTGGTCCCATGTCCTTTACACCAAGGCCCATTATTGACCCGGCCCACTATTAACCCATTAAATGTGACCCAACCAGTTAAACACCTCTGGCCGACATATAAAAAGGAAGAGCTTCTGAGTTACTTCAGATCAAAGGCGCTCTTCGAGAAGGTCTAACTAGGCAAAGCACAGAGAAATCCACAATATTTATTTACTACCAATAAATTATCTGAAAGTTAAAAAGCTCTATGAACACAGCCAGAAGACTATGTTTCTAAAGTACAATTCTCTATAAGCTCATCTTAATCAAGAGCTAAGTAATAATTAGTACTTCTATATCATACCCAACAAAATGGCGGGCTACGAAAacgaaaaagaaataatagaCTATACACTACGATTTTGGTTAACCACAAAGCCTGCATTTTGTACTTTCTCGATTAGACAGCATTATCCTTGAGAGGTATATCATGAAAAGACGGGGAGTCATTGGAGTTTCCATCTACTTGATTAGATTCAATGAGCATCAACACAACGTCCCTCATTGATGGGCGATCAAATGGGGATAAGTTTGTGCAGAGTAAAGCAAGTTTCATGACAGTTATCATATGATCAACGGTGCCTGTGTCTTGTAGGTTCAACCGAGCATCGAGCAATCCAGGCGTCAATGAGTTAGCCCGGATGTagtttttgacccaattaacaagatcacctccCAAGTCTAGTGGTTGTACCGGGGTTCTTCCTGTTAACAATTCCAAAAGAACTACTCCGTAGCTGTAGATGTCGCACTTTTCGGTAATCTTCATTGTGTATGCATATTCTGCAAGGATCATAATACGGTTCTTAAACATATGATGTTTAGGATGATATTTGTTATCAAGGGTCAATCATAAACAACATGTTTGTTATTATAAGGGAAAGGTCGTGTACATCTGACCCCAAAACCCGGCCTTGTTAGGGCCTACGTGGAAGCCATTCAATGACATTGAGGGTAATTGAATGTATAAATTATCGTTAGAGCTTAGTACAATGGCGGGCTATTAGTAAACAACAACATTTCAACATTTCATAGCCCCTACGCCATACAATGGCTCCCACATAAGTGGGGTTCGGAAGGGTCGAATGTACGCAACCAGACcgttgttagtgataacaaagaggatGTTCTCCATTGACCCGTGTAGCAAACATCATCTTGGTATCGATCATTCTACAATTTCACACGCCTAGTATTTGTACAATCATAAGAGTTTGAGATTTAAAAGAAATACGAAATATTCCTATGTCAAATATAAATCATACCAGGGGCAATATATCCATATGACCCAGCAACTGCAGACATTGATTTTGAATGAGGCATATCAACAACCTTAGCCAACCCAAAATCACCGACGTGCGCTTCAAACTTTTCATCTAGTAGAATATTGTTGGATTTAATATCACGATGAATAATCCTCGGTTTGCAGTCATGGTGTAGATAAGCTAGACCTTGGGCAGCACCGAGTGCAACTGAGAATCGAGTAGGCCAATCTAAGCTACATGAAGGTCCATGAAGCAATTCACCCAAGCTGCCTCTCGACATGTACTCGTAAAGCAGCAAATTTGAACCTTGGTGATGGCAAAACCCGTATAGCTTCACAATATTCCGGTGTCGAATCTTTCCAAGAGTTAAAATCTCTGCCCGGAAACTGTTCTCGATGTTGTTCCCCTCCCTGTTAGAATCCAGTCTCTTGACAGCAATCGTTAAACCCGTGTGCATTACTGCTTTGTACACCGTCCCACATGCACCACTTCCAATAACGTAAATGTCGTGAAAATTGTTCGTTGCCACGATGAGATCGTGGAAAGTAAAACCTTCCTTAGGAGGGAAGTATATATCTGAAACCGAGGAATCATCGCCATTTTCTTCGACAGACGCCACAACAGGTCTCCACATGTAGAACAATATAACAACGATAAAAATGAGCGAAATACCGCCTACAGTAGCTGCAATCACCGTGATTATTTTCCCCTGGGAAGATTCAACGTTTGCTTGAGGCGGAACATAATTAAATGTTGATGTGTCGTTGCAAGCTGCAGCAAGAGGTTGGCCACAAAGACCTTTATTTCCGAGAAAACTGCTGGCTTCCATGGTTTGGAACAATGGTATCGAAGGTATAGGCCCCGTTAAATCATTATACGAGAAATTTACACCCAATAAGCTCGAAAGATTTCCAAACGTGTTAGGAATGTTGCCAGTTAAGTGGTTATTATCAAGGTATAGATATTCGAGAAGAATAAGATTTCCAAGTTCTGACGGTATTGTACCCGAGAGATTATTATAGCTGAGATTCAAAGCAATCTGCAATCCTGCAAGATTTCCGAGAGA
Proteins encoded in this region:
- the LOC130824745 gene encoding uncharacterized protein LOC130824745, coding for MTIIRLKCFILVLTLIALFHAGSSREVPKPKNNTSNLNPKEVNTLVSINTTTNTSHLNDKDDKHFIAFAGMGAAGGVGGAAGIIPIDFQGLGPGTIPTFGGLGGGGTGGGIGGGAGTGGIGGGVGGAGAGGGACPSSTNTSGLLPSP